One part of the Rutidosis leptorrhynchoides isolate AG116_Rl617_1_P2 chromosome 1, CSIRO_AGI_Rlap_v1, whole genome shotgun sequence genome encodes these proteins:
- the LOC139875420 gene encoding probable polygalacturonase → MKRLVVLLFLVTLSNSIEIYNGEEGECNIERHLIPRPHSVSILEFGAVGDGKTLNTVAFQNAIFYLKSFTDKGGAQLYVPSGKWLTGSFNLTSHLTLFLEKEAIILGSQDIDHWKVVDPLPSYGRGMDLPGQRYRSLITGENLNDVVITGDNGTIDGQGSIWWESFESETLNYSRPHVVEFINSKDIVISNITFLNSPAWTIHPVYCSKVLVQNITALSPAESPYTSGVVPDSCDSVCIENSNITTGHDAISLKSGWDEYGITYNKPTTNVHIRHVRLKSFTAAAFSFGSEMSGGISQVTIEHAKLHDSINGISFLTSKGRGGYIKDILVSYIDLKNVMLAIKLSGDYNSHPDDNYDPDALPIVEGITFKNIVGLNITAAGNLSGIFESPFTSICLSNISLSLNPELSGSYSPWSCSNVSGFSKNVSPIPCLELQNSSSACFSSSNVKPSLNNLVANL, encoded by the exons ATGAAGAGGCTA GTGGTATTGCTTTTTCTTGTAACATTAAGTAACAGTATTGAAATCTACAATGGTGAAGAAGGAGAGTGCAATATCGAACGACATTTGATTCCTCGCCCTCATAGTGTTTCGATATTAGAATTTGGTGCCGTTGGAGATGGGAAGACTTTAAATACGGTTGCTTTTCAAAATGCAATTTTTTATCTCAAATCGTTCACTGATAAAGGCGGTGCACAATTGTACGTACCATCCGGAAAATGGTTGACGGGAAGTTTTAACCTCACTAGCCATCTTACGCTCTTCCTTGAAAAAGAAGCCATTATTCTTGGATCCCAG GACATCGATCATTGGAAGGTTGTTGATCCGTTACCTTCTTACGGTCGAGGTATGGATCTCCCAGGTCAACGTTACCGTAGTTTGATTACCGGAGAAAATCTTAACGATGTCGtcattacag GTGACAATGGAACTATCGATGGACAAGGTTCGATATGGTGGGAAAGTTTTGAGTCAGAAACTTTGAATTACAGTCGTCCTCATGTTGTTGAGTTTATTAATTCTAAGGATATCGTTATCTCAAATATAACCTTCTTAAATTCGCCTGCATGGACTATTCATCCCGTATATTGCAG TAAGGTTCTTGTTCAAAATATAACGGCACTGTCTCCAGCTGAGTCACCGTATACAAGTGGCGTTGT TCCAGATTCTTGTGATAGCGTTTGCATCGAGAATAGCAACATTACCACGGGTCACGATGCAATATCCTTAAAAAGTGGTTGGGACGAGTACGGAATCACATACAACAAACCAACTACAAACGTCCACATCCGACACGTTCGTCTTAAATCTTTCACCGCCGCGGCTTTCTCTTTCGGTAGCGAAATGTCAGGCGGTATCTCTCAAGTAACAATCGAACACGCTAAATTACACGATTCCATCAACGGAATCTCGTTCCTCACTTCAAAAGGCCGAGGCGGGTACATAAAAGACATTCTAGTTTCATATATCGACTTAAAAAACGTTATGCTAGCAATCAAATTATCGGGTGACTATAATTCTCACCCGGATGATAATTACGATCCTGACGCATTACCGATCGTTGAAGGGATCACGTTCAAGAATATAGTTGGGTTGAACATAACAGCAGCCGGGAATCTTTCGGGTATTTTTGAATCGCCGTTTACTTCAATATGTCTTTCCAATATTTCACTTTCTTTGAACCCCGAACTTTCGGGCTCGTACTCACCTTGGTCGTGCTCTAATGTCTCGGGATTCTCAAAAAACGTGTCTCCAATTCCGTGTCTCGAACTTCAAAATTCTTCTTCTGCTTGCTTTTCTTCATCAAATGTTAAACCATCACTGAATAATCTTGTTGCTAATCTATGA